One window of the Asticcacaulis sp. SL142 genome contains the following:
- the ispH gene encoding 4-hydroxy-3-methylbut-2-enyl diphosphate reductase, which translates to MSNLAASKSPLKVYLATPRGFCAGVDRAIQIVERAIELYGAPVYVRHEIVHNKHVVDRLKALGAVFVKELDQCPTDRPVVFSAHGVPKSVPAAAQNRQMFFLDATCPLVSKVHVEAERHHREGREIILIGHAGHPEVVGTMGQLPDGVVRLIETADEARVFTPVDPKNLAFVTQTTLSVDDTSEIVGILKSRFPNISMPYKEDICYATTNRQDAVKNVSADCDLFLVIGSKASSNSQRLVEVALRGGARTAHLIDDASHIDWSWFEGVSTVGVSAGASAPENLISDLIKAIGDVYDAEVIESNGVQETVTFKLPRVLTEV; encoded by the coding sequence ATGTCGAACCTTGCTGCTTCCAAATCGCCCCTGAAAGTTTATCTGGCCACACCGCGCGGCTTTTGCGCCGGCGTTGACCGCGCCATTCAGATTGTGGAGCGCGCCATCGAACTTTATGGCGCCCCCGTCTATGTGCGCCACGAAATCGTGCATAATAAGCATGTGGTTGACCGACTGAAAGCGCTGGGGGCTGTGTTCGTCAAAGAGCTGGATCAGTGCCCGACCGACCGGCCTGTGGTGTTTTCAGCGCACGGTGTCCCGAAATCCGTGCCCGCCGCCGCCCAGAACCGGCAGATGTTCTTTCTGGACGCCACCTGCCCGCTGGTGTCCAAGGTCCATGTTGAAGCAGAGCGCCACCACCGCGAAGGCCGCGAAATCATCCTGATCGGTCACGCCGGTCACCCCGAAGTCGTCGGCACCATGGGCCAGCTTCCGGACGGCGTGGTCAGATTAATTGAAACCGCCGACGAAGCCCGCGTGTTCACGCCAGTTGATCCGAAAAATCTGGCCTTCGTGACCCAGACGACCCTGTCGGTCGATGATACCTCTGAGATCGTCGGCATCCTGAAAAGCCGGTTTCCCAATATCTCGATGCCCTACAAAGAAGACATCTGCTACGCCACCACCAACCGGCAGGACGCCGTCAAAAACGTCAGCGCCGATTGCGATCTGTTCCTAGTGATCGGCTCGAAGGCCTCCTCCAATTCCCAACGTCTGGTCGAAGTCGCCCTGCGTGGTGGCGCCAGAACCGCCCATCTGATTGATGATGCCAGCCATATCGACTGGTCATGGTTTGAGGGCGTTTCAACCGTGGGAGTCTCGGCGGGGGCATCAGCACCGGAAAACCTGATCTCTGACCTGATCAAAGCCATTGGCGATGTCTATGACGCCGAGGTGATCGAGAGCAACGGCGTGCAGGAGACGGTGACCTTCAAACTGCCGCGCGTGCTTACGGAAGTTTAG
- the argS gene encoding arginine--tRNA ligase, whose amino-acid sequence MTELKPEAFKGAHDFKTVLGDLTAGAFVREGFVARFGQVNVSDRPDLADFQCNGALAVAKAAKANPRDVAGRISGHLSGDAHIKSLEIAGPGFLNFVISDSALSARANALCEDERLGASTVDTRRKVIIDYGGPNVAKPMHVGHLRTAVIGESLKRIMRFMGDEVIGDAHFGDWGYQMGLLITAVSDEQPDLPYFDEGFDGDYPTQSPVTLADLERLYPLASGKGKEDPDYRDRARKATKALQDGRKGYRALWQHFVTVSREALIRDYGALGVEFDLWYGESDADPYVAPMVEELTAKGLVVPDQGAQIIRVARDDDKSEIPPMLVVSSEGSAMYGTTDLATIKQRTVEFAPDLVLYCVDQRQATHFVQVFRAAYLAGYAIEGQLEHAANGTVNGPDGKPFKTREGGVLKLYDLIDSALEKAKIRLEEAGLGKDLSDADFADTAHKVAIAALKFAELSNHRLTNYIFDLDRFMSFEGKTGPYLLYQAVRMKSILRKAADQGVSAGTVNVNEPAERELVLLLDGFDVALKESYLKRAPNILADHVYRLAQTFSKFYAACPVLIAEEAAVKSSRLALVELTLKQLEQGLDLMGLTAPDQM is encoded by the coding sequence ATGACTGAACTGAAACCCGAAGCCTTTAAGGGCGCGCACGATTTCAAAACCGTTCTGGGGGATTTGACCGCCGGTGCTTTTGTGCGTGAAGGGTTTGTGGCGCGCTTTGGGCAGGTCAATGTCTCCGACCGGCCTGATCTCGCCGATTTTCAGTGCAATGGCGCGCTGGCTGTGGCCAAGGCGGCCAAGGCTAATCCGCGTGATGTGGCTGGCCGGATTTCAGGGCATTTGTCGGGCGATGCCCACATCAAATCTCTGGAGATCGCCGGGCCCGGTTTCCTGAATTTTGTGATTTCCGACAGTGCGTTAAGTGCGCGGGCCAATGCGTTGTGTGAAGATGAGCGGCTGGGCGCATCGACGGTTGATACCCGCCGCAAGGTCATTATCGATTACGGCGGCCCTAATGTCGCCAAGCCCATGCACGTCGGCCATCTGCGTACCGCCGTGATTGGTGAAAGCCTGAAACGCATTATGCGTTTTATGGGCGATGAGGTCATTGGCGACGCTCATTTCGGCGACTGGGGCTATCAGATGGGCCTGCTGATCACGGCTGTGTCCGATGAACAGCCGGATTTGCCCTATTTCGATGAAGGTTTTGACGGCGACTATCCCACGCAATCGCCGGTGACTCTGGCCGATCTGGAACGGCTTTATCCGCTGGCGTCAGGCAAGGGCAAAGAAGACCCCGATTACCGCGACCGGGCGCGCAAGGCGACCAAGGCATTGCAGGATGGCCGCAAGGGTTACCGCGCCCTGTGGCAGCACTTCGTCACCGTCAGTCGCGAAGCTCTGATCCGCGATTATGGTGCCTTGGGCGTCGAATTTGACCTGTGGTACGGCGAATCCGATGCTGACCCTTATGTAGCACCAATGGTTGAGGAACTGACGGCCAAGGGCTTAGTGGTGCCGGATCAGGGGGCGCAGATCATCCGTGTCGCCCGCGACGACGATAAATCCGAAATCCCGCCCATGCTGGTGGTCTCCTCCGAAGGTTCGGCCATGTACGGCACGACCGACTTGGCCACGATCAAGCAGCGCACCGTCGAGTTCGCGCCTGATCTGGTGCTCTATTGCGTCGATCAGCGTCAGGCGACCCATTTCGTGCAGGTCTTCCGCGCGGCTTACCTGGCCGGTTATGCGATTGAAGGGCAGTTGGAACACGCCGCCAACGGCACCGTCAACGGGCCGGATGGTAAGCCGTTCAAGACCCGCGAAGGTGGGGTGCTCAAGCTCTATGACCTGATCGACAGCGCGCTTGAGAAAGCGAAAATCCGTCTGGAGGAAGCCGGTCTGGGCAAGGATTTATCTGATGCCGATTTCGCCGATACCGCCCATAAGGTCGCTATTGCCGCGCTCAAATTTGCGGAGTTGTCCAATCATCGCCTGACCAACTATATCTTTGATCTTGATCGCTTTATGAGCTTTGAAGGCAAGACCGGGCCGTACCTTTTGTATCAGGCCGTGCGCATGAAATCGATCCTACGCAAAGCCGCCGATCAGGGCGTCAGCGCGGGTACGGTCAATGTCAACGAACCTGCCGAGCGCGAACTGGTGTTGTTGCTCGATGGGTTTGATGTGGCCCTCAAGGAAAGCTACCTCAAGCGCGCGCCCAATATTCTGGCCGATCATGTCTATCGTCTGGCCCAGACTTTTTCCAAGTTCTATGCCGCCTGTCCGGTGCTGATTGCCGAAGAGGCTGCCGTCAAATCTTCGCGTCTGGCGCTGGTCGAGTTGACCCTTAAACAACTCGAACAAGGCCTTGATTTAATGGGGCTAACCGCCCCCGATCAGATGTAG
- the rnhA gene encoding ribonuclease HI: protein MKRVTIYTDGACKGNPGKGGWGAVLMFGPHEKDLYGYEAETTNNRMELMAVIMALETLKEPCEIELHADSQYVLKGIKEWIHGWKARGWKTADKKPVKNEDLWRRLDAARQRHKIHWHWVKGHAGHEYNERADQLANRGIIEAAQAAS from the coding sequence ATGAAGCGCGTAACTATCTACACTGACGGCGCCTGCAAGGGTAATCCGGGCAAGGGCGGCTGGGGCGCTGTGCTGATGTTCGGCCCGCACGAAAAAGACCTCTATGGTTATGAGGCCGAGACCACCAACAACCGCATGGAGTTGATGGCCGTCATCATGGCGCTGGAGACCCTTAAAGAGCCCTGCGAAATCGAGCTACACGCCGACAGCCAGTATGTCCTCAAGGGCATCAAGGAATGGATTCACGGCTGGAAAGCGCGCGGCTGGAAAACCGCTGATAAAAAGCCGGTTAAGAACGAGGATCTTTGGAGACGGCTCGATGCCGCCCGTCAGCGCCACAAAATCCACTGGCACTGGGTCAAGGGCCACGCCGGTCATGAATATAATGAACGCGCCGATCAACTGGCAAATCGCGGGATCATAGAGGCGGCGCAAGCCGCCTCCTGA
- a CDS encoding PhoH family protein, which translates to MIMTKRTAKRFLREGQLDTEAFATPDAKVRRIHVNHGSWSPMGANEDRDQSYVKTIKPKSEGQAALISAIDEKNLVLALGPAGTGKTYLAIAKAVEALEAGQVGRIVLSRPAVDAGESIGYLPGDMEDKLAPYLRPLYDALTDRLSMKRVKALMQEGLIEIAPVGFMRGRTLNNAFVVIDEAQNCTYTQLKMLLTRLGWNSTMVVTGDPQQSDLLPGLSGLGDVADKFEAVETIKVVRLADRDIVRHPLVAQMLGVL; encoded by the coding sequence ATGATTATGACCAAGCGCACTGCCAAACGCTTTTTACGCGAAGGCCAGTTGGATACGGAAGCTTTTGCCACCCCTGATGCAAAAGTCCGCCGCATCCATGTCAATCATGGTAGCTGGTCGCCCATGGGGGCCAACGAAGACCGCGATCAGTCCTACGTCAAAACCATTAAGCCCAAGTCCGAAGGCCAGGCCGCGCTCATCAGCGCCATCGACGAAAAAAATCTGGTGCTGGCACTCGGCCCCGCAGGCACGGGCAAAACCTATCTGGCCATAGCCAAGGCTGTCGAAGCGCTTGAGGCCGGTCAGGTCGGGCGGATCGTCTTGTCACGCCCAGCCGTCGATGCCGGTGAGTCGATCGGCTATCTGCCCGGCGATATGGAAGACAAGCTGGCGCCATACCTGCGCCCGCTCTATGACGCCCTAACCGACCGACTCAGCATGAAGCGCGTCAAGGCCCTGATGCAGGAAGGGTTGATCGAAATCGCACCCGTAGGGTTCATGCGGGGCCGGACCCTCAACAATGCCTTTGTTGTCATCGATGAAGCCCAAAACTGCACCTATACCCAGCTTAAGATGCTGCTGACCCGTCTGGGCTGGAACTCGACCATGGTGGTAACGGGCGATCCGCAGCAGTCCGATCTGCTGCCCGGCCTGTCAGGCCTTGGGGATGTGGCGGATAAGTTCGAGGCGGTTGAGACCATCAAGGTCGTGCGCCTGGCCGACCGCGATATCGTCCGCCATCCGCTGGTCGCCCAGATGCTGGGCGTGCTCTGA
- a CDS encoding AmpG family muropeptide MFS transporter: protein MPTLAAAQTRIAPVLEALKNPAAWLMLAFGFSAGLPFLLTGTTLGLWLRQDGQSLTIASFVQWVSLIYGLKFLWAPVMDKVRLPILHSLLGQRRSYMLLSQLGVVAGLCLMAAIGPGGGLGWFITSAALVAFSSASQNAAIDGWRIEQTKTQADEALNPAFYAFGYKIAVLISGSLILIPAEHWGWPTAFFLLAATMIIGITATLIAPRPLDDGTIHAERKTITSLYVEPLKSFFGTHGKSAVLILVTVGLYRLPDYLIGPVALPLYNDTGISNTEIAAMRSTVGLAASFVGIAIGGALILGIGVTRAFWIGALVGPLSNICFAVMATYPGNLNVFGTTLFVDNIANGVAEAAFVAFLTRLCVREFSLTHYALLYSIADFSGKLLKGFAGQIVDGLTPDLGLFGAYQAFFIGTAVMGIPAMLCCLWLARTQAIKPTAS, encoded by the coding sequence ATGCCCACCCTCGCTGCCGCTCAAACCCGCATCGCGCCCGTGCTTGAAGCGCTGAAAAACCCCGCCGCCTGGCTGATGCTGGCGTTTGGATTTTCAGCCGGATTGCCGTTTCTTTTGACAGGCACGACGCTGGGCCTATGGCTGCGGCAGGACGGCCAGAGCCTGACCATCGCCAGTTTCGTGCAATGGGTCAGTCTTATTTACGGCCTGAAATTTCTGTGGGCGCCGGTGATGGATAAGGTGCGCCTGCCGATATTGCATAGCCTGCTGGGGCAACGGCGATCCTATATGCTGCTTAGTCAGTTGGGTGTCGTGGCAGGACTGTGCCTTATGGCCGCGATTGGCCCAGGCGGCGGCTTAGGCTGGTTTATCACCTCGGCAGCACTTGTGGCCTTTTCGTCAGCGTCCCAGAACGCGGCCATCGACGGCTGGCGCATCGAGCAAACTAAAACCCAGGCCGACGAAGCGCTCAATCCGGCTTTTTACGCCTTTGGCTATAAGATCGCCGTGCTGATCAGCGGCTCCCTTATCCTGATTCCGGCAGAGCACTGGGGCTGGCCCACTGCGTTTTTCCTGTTGGCCGCGACCATGATCATAGGGATCACCGCCACGCTCATAGCGCCCCGCCCGTTAGATGACGGCACGATCCACGCCGAGCGCAAAACCATTACAAGCCTTTATGTGGAACCGCTAAAAAGCTTTTTTGGTACCCATGGTAAGTCGGCGGTGCTGATACTGGTCACGGTCGGGCTTTATCGTTTGCCCGACTACCTGATCGGGCCGGTTGCCCTGCCGCTTTATAATGACACGGGCATCAGCAATACCGAAATCGCGGCCATGCGCTCGACCGTGGGCCTTGCGGCCTCATTCGTCGGCATCGCCATCGGGGGCGCGTTGATTCTGGGGATTGGGGTAACACGGGCGTTCTGGATTGGCGCGCTTGTCGGGCCGCTGTCCAATATTTGTTTCGCCGTGATGGCGACCTACCCCGGCAATCTCAATGTATTTGGTACCACGCTGTTCGTTGATAACATCGCCAATGGCGTGGCCGAGGCCGCGTTCGTGGCATTTCTGACGCGGCTGTGCGTGCGGGAATTTTCGCTGACGCACTATGCCTTGCTCTATTCGATTGCCGATTTCAGCGGCAAGTTGCTCAAAGGCTTTGCCGGTCAGATCGTCGATGGCCTGACGCCGGATTTGGGGTTGTTTGGGGCCTATCAGGCGTTTTTTATTGGCACGGCCGTGATGGGCATCCCCGCCATGCTGTGCTGTTTGTGGCTTGCCCGAACGCAAGCCATTAAACCCACTGCCTCGTAA
- a CDS encoding M20/M25/M40 family metallo-hydrolase, producing MKTKTVCVSALMGLSLVSFGVSPVWAQAKPKSKVERVTPDIKLTPEVEAAKLRDAALKHNEGYALVSQLTTRFGARPAGSESERNSAVWAAEELKKMGFDNVRIDTFPLALWQRGAESLEITGPFAQKMVVSALGGSGATPPEGVTGEAAIFETYQDFTTSTADLTGKIVVILQPTVRTQTGVGYGVNSGSIRRQGPEAAKARGAVGYVMRSLGTEDHRFAHTGATRFLGDEGLAALAISPPDAEQFERLLKLQRDGKAEPLHLKMVSTPKFLGNGTSQNVIAELKGRTRPNEIITIGGHLDSWDLGTGAIDDGAGVAITMAAAKVMIDNKMRPERTVRVVFWGSEEVSQPGDKGLSGATAYAEKYAVAGSNETHIAAAESDFGADVVYSLSLPKASDEAFKAKLGNVLYPLNIYTDRADSTGGGPDTGPLKNKGVPVFDLQQNGTDYFDVHHTVDDVLERIDPKKMDQNVAAWAATVWMIANTSVTFAPNPK from the coding sequence ATGAAAACGAAAACCGTGTGTGTGTCGGCCCTGATGGGCCTGTCTTTGGTGTCTTTTGGCGTGTCGCCGGTGTGGGCGCAAGCCAAGCCTAAGTCCAAGGTGGAGCGGGTGACGCCCGATATCAAGCTGACCCCCGAAGTCGAGGCCGCCAAACTGCGCGATGCGGCGCTAAAACATAACGAAGGCTATGCATTAGTGTCGCAACTGACGACCCGGTTCGGCGCGCGTCCGGCTGGGTCGGAGTCTGAGCGAAACTCAGCCGTCTGGGCCGCCGAAGAACTAAAAAAAATGGGCTTTGATAACGTCCGCATCGATACGTTCCCGCTGGCACTGTGGCAACGCGGGGCGGAAAGCCTTGAGATTACCGGGCCGTTTGCGCAAAAGATGGTGGTCTCGGCTCTGGGCGGATCAGGGGCCACGCCGCCCGAAGGTGTAACAGGCGAAGCGGCCATTTTTGAGACCTATCAGGATTTCACAACCTCAACCGCTGATTTGACGGGTAAGATCGTCGTTATTCTGCAACCGACGGTGCGCACCCAGACCGGGGTGGGCTACGGCGTCAATTCCGGTTCAATCCGTCGTCAGGGGCCGGAAGCGGCCAAGGCGCGCGGGGCTGTGGGCTATGTCATGCGCTCATTGGGCACCGAAGATCACCGCTTTGCGCACACCGGGGCGACGCGGTTCTTAGGCGACGAAGGCTTAGCTGCGCTGGCGATCTCTCCGCCCGATGCGGAGCAGTTCGAGCGTTTGCTGAAACTGCAACGGGATGGCAAGGCCGAACCGCTGCACCTTAAGATGGTCTCGACGCCGAAATTTCTGGGCAATGGCACGTCGCAGAACGTGATCGCCGAACTCAAGGGCCGCACCCGTCCGAATGAGATTATCACGATTGGCGGTCACCTAGATAGCTGGGATCTGGGCACCGGTGCCATCGATGATGGCGCGGGTGTGGCCATCACCATGGCGGCGGCCAAGGTCATGATTGATAACAAAATGCGCCCTGAACGCACCGTCCGCGTGGTGTTCTGGGGCTCCGAAGAGGTCTCCCAACCGGGGGATAAGGGCCTGTCGGGGGCTACGGCCTATGCTGAAAAATATGCGGTCGCCGGATCGAATGAGACCCACATCGCCGCGGCCGAATCTGATTTCGGCGCTGATGTCGTCTATAGCCTCAGCCTGCCCAAGGCCAGTGATGAGGCGTTTAAGGCTAAGCTCGGTAATGTGCTTTATCCGCTGAATATCTATACCGACCGCGCCGATTCCACCGGTGGCGGGCCGGACACCGGGCCATTGAAAAATAAGGGCGTGCCGGTGTTCGATCTTCAGCAGAACGGCACCGACTATTTCGATGTCCACCATACGGTCGATGATGTGCTTGAGCGCATCGATCCGAAAAAGATGGACCAAAACGTCGCCGCCTGGGCTGCCACGGTATGGATGATAGCCAACACCAGCGTCACCTTCGCGCCCAATCCGAAGTAA
- a CDS encoding Tat pathway signal sequence domain protein produces MSLISSIPLRQLLAGMALAAVAVSAVPTDSFAQSRRGDRDSGRENTEKSAADKEKEKEEWEGRDLRLDKRRADGPCPFVKVLYDAARYQDFEGGKVSTAAAKWTGEINGVVSDCAYKGGEPIELEMMVGFSLGRGPAAQGQSNTYRYWVAVTDKDAAVLAKEYFDLPVTFAAGQSRVDVATKLENIVIPRAAASVAGSNFEVLVGFDVTPEMAEFNREGKRFRYVTSAQ; encoded by the coding sequence ATGTCGCTGATTTCGTCTATTCCTCTGCGTCAATTATTAGCCGGTATGGCTTTGGCCGCCGTAGCTGTGAGCGCTGTGCCGACCGACAGCTTTGCGCAATCGCGCCGCGGCGACCGCGATTCGGGCCGTGAAAACACCGAAAAGTCCGCCGCCGATAAGGAAAAAGAGAAAGAAGAATGGGAAGGTCGCGACCTGCGCCTGGATAAGCGCCGTGCTGACGGCCCATGCCCGTTCGTTAAGGTGCTGTATGACGCTGCCCGCTATCAGGATTTTGAAGGCGGCAAGGTCTCAACCGCGGCGGCCAAATGGACCGGCGAAATCAACGGGGTCGTTTCCGACTGTGCCTATAAGGGCGGTGAGCCGATTGAGCTTGAGATGATGGTCGGGTTTTCGCTGGGCCGCGGGCCGGCAGCGCAAGGCCAGAGTAATACCTATCGCTATTGGGTCGCGGTGACCGATAAGGATGCCGCCGTGCTGGCCAAGGAATATTTCGATCTGCCGGTGACTTTTGCCGCTGGCCAGAGCCGCGTCGATGTGGCGACCAAGCTGGAAAATATTGTTATCCCGCGCGCTGCCGCCTCTGTGGCGGGCTCGAATTTTGAGGTTCTGGTCGGCTTTGACGTGACGCCGGAAATGGCGGAGTTTAACCGCGAGGGCAAGCGTTTCCGTTATGTGACTTCGGCGCAGTAA
- a CDS encoding gamma carbonic anhydrase family protein has protein sequence MSLYRLGDRSPKLPDNQRFWVAPGAQVIGDVHVGEDVSIWFNAVVRADNEPLTIGARTNVQDGSVLHSDPGSPLTIGEGVTIGHKAMLHGCTIGDNSLVGIGAVVLNRAVIGKNSIVGAGALVPEGKVYPDGVLLLGQPARVARELTPEQIEGLKGSAAHYVANGQRFKADLAKIS, from the coding sequence ATGAGCCTTTATCGTCTGGGCGATAGATCGCCTAAGTTACCGGATAATCAGCGCTTTTGGGTGGCCCCTGGCGCTCAGGTGATTGGCGATGTCCATGTCGGTGAGGATGTCAGCATCTGGTTTAATGCTGTGGTGCGGGCTGATAATGAGCCTTTGACCATCGGGGCGCGCACCAATGTGCAGGACGGATCGGTGCTGCATTCCGACCCCGGATCGCCTCTGACGATCGGTGAGGGGGTAACGATCGGCCATAAGGCCATGCTGCATGGCTGCACGATCGGGGATAACAGCCTGGTTGGGATTGGTGCGGTGGTGCTGAACCGGGCGGTGATCGGGAAAAACTCGATCGTCGGGGCGGGGGCGCTGGTGCCGGAAGGTAAGGTCTATCCCGATGGGGTGCTGCTGCTGGGCCAGCCAGCGCGGGTGGCGCGCGAACTGACGCCCGAACAGATCGAGGGCCTAAAAGGATCGGCGGCCCACTATGTTGCCAATGGGCAAAGATTTAAAGCTGATCTGGCTAAGATTTCGTGA
- a CDS encoding zf-TFIIB domain-containing protein, which yields MSDLSCPVCKSAFREVLREGILIDVCTQCRGVWLDRGELDKLLELARDGDGPAPAPQEQRAYRDNPPPQQRPEYRPEPEYRQPQPQPQYRRDDDDDDRRRGHYGKDPYYKKDDDYYVDKYGNKRKKKSKLEGIMDIFDF from the coding sequence ATGTCCGATCTAAGCTGCCCCGTCTGCAAGAGTGCGTTTCGTGAAGTGCTGCGCGAAGGGATACTGATTGATGTCTGCACCCAATGCCGGGGTGTGTGGCTGGATCGCGGCGAACTGGATAAGTTGCTGGAACTGGCGCGCGACGGCGATGGCCCCGCACCGGCCCCGCAGGAGCAGCGCGCTTACCGCGATAATCCGCCGCCACAGCAGCGGCCTGAATATCGTCCGGAGCCGGAATACCGTCAGCCTCAGCCGCAACCTCAATACCGCCGCGATGATGACGATGATGATCGCCGCCGCGGACACTACGGCAAGGACCCGTACTACAAAAAAGACGACGACTATTATGTCGATAAGTACGGCAATAAGCGCAAAAAGAAGTCCAAGCTGGAAGGCATTATGGATATCTTTGATTTCTAG
- a CDS encoding glycine--tRNA ligase subunit alpha: protein MTVKTAEPLSFQDLILTLHAYWSQQGCAILQPYDVEVGAGTLHPATVLRALGKKPWKAAYVQPSRRPVDGRYGENPNRLQHYYQYQVILKPNPENLQELYLGSLKAIGLDPDLHDIRFVEDDWENPTVGAWGLGWEVWCDGMEVTQYTYFQGVGGIEVDVVSGELTYGLERLAMYVQNVDNVYDLKFNNAGTTYGDVFKEQERQFSAFNFEASDVDTLKRQFEDMERNVTRILNTENSLGYKLVLPAYDHVLKASHLFNLMDARGAIAVAERQSYIGRIRDLCKACALEWAAQEEARSEAVSATI from the coding sequence ATGACCGTTAAAACTGCCGAGCCGTTAAGTTTCCAAGACCTAATCCTTACTCTGCATGCCTATTGGAGCCAGCAGGGGTGTGCGATTCTCCAGCCCTACGATGTTGAAGTGGGGGCCGGAACGCTGCATCCGGCGACGGTGTTGCGCGCCCTCGGCAAAAAGCCGTGGAAGGCCGCCTATGTGCAGCCGTCGCGCCGCCCGGTCGATGGTCGCTATGGTGAAAACCCCAACCGCTTGCAGCACTATTACCAGTATCAGGTCATCCTGAAACCTAATCCTGAAAACCTTCAGGAGCTTTATCTGGGCTCGTTAAAGGCCATTGGTCTTGATCCCGATCTGCACGATATCCGCTTTGTTGAGGATGACTGGGAAAACCCTACTGTTGGGGCCTGGGGCCTGGGTTGGGAAGTGTGGTGCGATGGCATGGAAGTCACGCAATACACCTATTTTCAGGGCGTTGGCGGTATCGAGGTCGATGTGGTGTCGGGTGAGTTGACCTATGGTCTGGAACGTCTGGCCATGTATGTGCAGAACGTCGATAACGTCTATGATCTGAAATTCAACAACGCCGGCACGACCTACGGCGATGTCTTCAAAGAGCAGGAGCGCCAGTTCTCGGCCTTTAACTTTGAGGCGTCGGATGTTGACACCTTAAAGCGTCAGTTCGAGGACATGGAGCGCAATGTGACGCGCATTCTGAACACCGAAAATTCCTTGGGTTATAAGTTGGTACTGCCGGCCTATGACCATGTGCTTAAGGCGTCGCATCTGTTTAACCTGATGGATGCGCGCGGGGCGATCGCGGTAGCCGAGCGGCAGTCCTACATAGGCCGCATCCGTGACCTGTGTAAGGCCTGCGCGCTCGAATGGGCCGCGCAGGAAGAAGCCCGATCCGAGGCCGTTTCGGCCACTATTTAA